From the genome of Geminocystis herdmanii PCC 6308, one region includes:
- a CDS encoding RtcB family protein, with the protein MPYEELNFSNTKPVLSWANHELGFEETHMAKNVASLPFVYKHVALMPDVHLGKGALVGSVIATKDAIIPAAVGVDIGCFTGDTLIPLVDGKSYPIGELAKKGSSIFVYSCTPSGKIVATEALARLTRHKAPLVKVILDNGEEIKCTPDHLFMTRNGEYQEAQNLLPETSLMPFYSKLDRDGYTLIQQNYSGRWQKAHWIIARSKLLGEVPKFKDQKTIIHHQNFNKSDNMPHNLVFMGDKDHSKYHRSLVEQNSHWQSPEFEQKRIEALSAKAKTPEGYEYYAERGKKNILKYMTESPEHFRESVKDNGKRGKEYLIKYNQSEKGKEKSKEIANRLYTCETCGEEVKSPIGLHNHRKSKHGYNHKVVAVIPLNETQDVYCLSVPEYHNFALKAGVFVHNCGMSAIKLPFNADQLEGKLKKIRLDIEANIPVGFNENKDAETKVTNWQGWQGFKDLHLGVQRLEGKAIKQLGSLGGGNHFIELCLDTENQVWLMLHSGSRHIGNQLADCHIKTGKQLAKLANIRLPDPDLAYFIAGTPEFEAYWRDLQWAQNYARFNRDVMMSRFKAIVEKHLNGGKTTKPLLTVNCHHNYAEKEHHFGEDVYVTRKGAVRATQEDYGIIPGSMGAKSFIVKGKGNHDSFCSCSHGAGRTMSRSQAKKRFDVHDLVMQTEGIECRKDAGVIDEIPSAYKSIEEVMNQQTDLVEIVATLKQVVCVKG; encoded by the coding sequence ACATGGCAAAAAATGTAGCTTCTTTACCCTTTGTTTATAAACACGTTGCCCTGATGCCCGATGTACATTTAGGAAAAGGGGCGTTAGTTGGCTCAGTTATCGCTACAAAAGATGCTATAATTCCTGCCGCCGTCGGAGTTGATATTGGTTGTTTTACTGGGGATACCTTAATTCCTTTGGTTGATGGAAAATCTTATCCTATCGGAGAGTTAGCGAAAAAAGGTAGCTCTATTTTTGTCTATTCTTGTACACCAAGTGGAAAAATAGTGGCAACAGAAGCATTAGCTCGATTAACTCGTCATAAAGCACCTTTAGTTAAGGTAATTCTTGATAATGGCGAAGAAATTAAGTGTACTCCTGATCACTTATTTATGACTCGCAATGGTGAATATCAAGAAGCTCAAAATTTATTGCCTGAGACTTCTTTAATGCCTTTTTATTCTAAGCTCGATCGAGATGGTTATACTTTAATTCAACAAAATTATTCAGGCAGATGGCAAAAAGCCCATTGGATTATAGCTCGATCGAAGTTATTAGGGGAAGTACCTAAATTTAAAGATCAAAAAACCATTATTCATCATCAAAATTTTAACAAAAGTGATAATATGCCCCATAATTTAGTTTTTATGGGAGATAAAGATCATTCTAAATATCATCGCTCATTAGTCGAACAAAATAGCCATTGGCAATCGCCAGAATTTGAACAAAAAAGAATTGAAGCATTATCTGCTAAAGCGAAAACTCCTGAAGGTTATGAATATTATGCCGAAAGAGGCAAAAAAAATATTCTCAAATATATGACAGAATCTCCTGAGCATTTTAGAGAATCTGTCAAAGATAATGGAAAAAGAGGTAAAGAATATTTAATCAAATATAATCAGAGTGAAAAAGGTAAAGAAAAAAGTAAAGAAATTGCCAATCGACTTTATACCTGTGAAACCTGTGGCGAAGAAGTAAAAAGTCCGATCGGATTACATAATCATCGTAAAAGTAAACATGGTTATAATCATAAAGTCGTTGCCGTTATACCTTTAAATGAAACTCAAGATGTTTATTGTTTAAGTGTTCCCGAATATCATAATTTTGCCCTAAAAGCAGGGGTTTTTGTTCATAATTGCGGTATGTCTGCAATCAAATTGCCATTCAATGCCGATCAATTAGAAGGGAAGTTAAAAAAAATCCGTTTAGATATTGAGGCAAATATTCCCGTTGGTTTTAACGAAAACAAAGACGCAGAAACCAAAGTAACTAACTGGCAAGGTTGGCAAGGTTTCAAAGATTTACATTTAGGAGTGCAAAGGCTAGAAGGTAAAGCAATTAAGCAACTTGGCTCATTAGGAGGAGGTAATCACTTTATCGAATTGTGCTTAGATACGGAAAATCAGGTGTGGCTGATGTTACACTCAGGCTCTCGCCATATCGGAAATCAATTAGCAGACTGTCATATCAAAACAGGAAAACAATTAGCGAAATTAGCTAATATTAGATTACCTGATCCTGATTTAGCCTATTTTATCGCAGGAACGCCAGAATTTGAGGCTTATTGGCGAGATTTACAATGGGCGCAAAACTACGCGCGTTTTAATCGAGATGTGATGATGAGTCGTTTTAAAGCCATTGTGGAAAAACATTTAAACGGCGGTAAGACAACAAAACCCTTACTAACCGTAAATTGTCATCATAATTACGCCGAAAAAGAGCATCATTTTGGGGAGGATGTCTATGTCACCCGTAAAGGCGCGGTAAGGGCAACCCAAGAAGATTATGGTATCATACCCGGTTCAATGGGAGCAAAATCCTTTATTGTCAAGGGTAAGGGTAATCATGATAGTTTTTGTAGTTGTTCTCATGGTGCTGGTCGTACAATGTCTCGTAGTCAAGCTAAAAAACGCTTTGATGTCCATGATTTGGTGATGCAAACGGAGGGTATCGAATGCCGTAAGGATGCAGGTGTTATTGATGAAATCCCTAGTGCATATAAATCGATCGAGGAGGTAATGAATCAACAAACGGATTTAGTAGAAATAGTGGCAACCCTTAAACAGGTGGTTTGTGTCAAAGGTTAA
- a CDS encoding ABC transporter permease produces MKFSDSIKMAITTLLANKMRSSLTMLGIIIGNASVISMIGIGQAAQQLAEEQFESLGANVLFVVPGSRESRRTSFENPNTLVLADAEAIASQVPTVTEVAPQINSRLLVSYGSKNNNVSIIGTTPEFLTVRSFDVSQGRFITPLDLRRNNKVVVLGSQIVDDFFPNENPIGKRLRIKNVSFEVIGIMESKGSFLGTNQDETLYIPLTTMANQIVGKTSQYGLELSFISISARNAQDIFAARFQIENLLRLRHKIVGEDDFRVETQKDILSIVGTVTSGLTMMLGAIAAISLLVGGIGVMNIMLVSVSERTQEIGLRKAIGATENNILSQFLIEAIIISATGGVFGTLLGVGVLTTIGIISPLPTTVSMTTITLAVGVSGGIGLFFGVVPAQQAAKLDPIIALRSA; encoded by the coding sequence ATGAAATTTTCCGATAGTATCAAAATGGCGATTACTACCCTACTAGCAAATAAAATGCGTAGTAGCTTAACCATGTTAGGGATTATTATCGGTAACGCTTCCGTTATTTCTATGATCGGAATCGGTCAAGCTGCGCAACAATTAGCAGAGGAGCAATTTGAGTCTTTAGGTGCGAATGTGTTATTTGTTGTACCGGGTAGCCGAGAATCTCGCCGTACTTCCTTTGAGAATCCGAATACCCTAGTGTTAGCTGATGCAGAAGCCATCGCATCTCAAGTGCCGACAGTAACAGAAGTTGCTCCTCAAATTAACTCTCGTCTTTTGGTAAGTTATGGTAGTAAAAATAATAATGTCTCAATTATTGGCACAACTCCTGAATTTTTAACGGTGCGTAGTTTTGATGTTTCTCAAGGAAGGTTTATCACTCCTTTAGATTTGAGACGTAATAATAAAGTAGTGGTATTAGGTTCACAAATTGTCGATGACTTTTTCCCCAACGAAAACCCTATAGGAAAGCGTTTAAGAATCAAAAACGTTTCTTTTGAAGTAATCGGCATTATGGAGTCAAAAGGCTCATTTCTAGGCACAAATCAGGACGAAACTTTATATATCCCCCTAACCACAATGGCTAATCAAATTGTGGGGAAAACCTCCCAATATGGCTTAGAGTTGAGTTTTATCTCTATTTCTGCCAGAAATGCTCAAGATATATTTGCCGCCAGATTTCAGATTGAAAATTTACTGCGTTTAAGACACAAAATTGTCGGAGAAGATGATTTTCGGGTAGAAACTCAAAAGGATATTTTAAGTATTGTCGGGACTGTCACCAGTGGACTTACTATGATGTTGGGTGCGATCGCAGCTATTTCTTTGTTAGTAGGCGGTATTGGTGTTATGAATATTATGTTAGTCTCTGTGAGTGAAAGGACTCAAGAAATTGGTTTAAGGAAGGCGATCGGTGCTACAGAAAACAATATACTATCTCAATTTCTCATCGAAGCCATAATTATTTCAGCTACGGGAGGAGTATTTGGTACACTGTTAGGAGTTGGAGTTTTAACCACTATCGGCATTATTTCACCTTTACCTACCACCGTTTCTATGACAACTATCACTTTAGCGGTGGGAGTTTCAGGAGGTATTGGTTTATTTTTTGGTGTCGTACCTGCACAACAAGCGGCTAAATTAGATCCTATTATAGCGTTAAGAAGTGCTTAA
- a CDS encoding pyridoxine 5'-phosphate synthase translates to MLTLGVNIDHVATIRQARRTVEPDPVAAAVLAELGGADGITTHLREDRRHICDRDVRILRETVRTHLNLEMAATEEMISIALEIKPDYVTLVPEKREEVTTEGGIDIVKNLDKFTAVVDKLQSADIPVSWFIDADERQIEAAAKTQAKFIELHTGKYADAVKEETRQQELIALQKGTKQALELGLRVNAGHGLTYWNVYPVACISGMEELNIGHSIISRAVLVGLERAVREMKQAMTN, encoded by the coding sequence TTGTTAACATTAGGCGTTAATATTGACCATGTAGCCACCATTCGTCAAGCAAGACGTACAGTCGAACCTGATCCCGTAGCGGCGGCTGTATTAGCTGAGTTAGGGGGTGCAGACGGCATTACAACTCATTTACGAGAAGATAGACGACATATTTGCGATCGAGATGTGCGTATTTTACGGGAAACTGTCCGTACTCATCTGAATTTAGAAATGGCAGCCACAGAAGAAATGATTTCGATCGCACTAGAGATAAAACCCGATTATGTTACCCTAGTACCAGAGAAAAGGGAAGAAGTGACAACGGAAGGCGGTATCGATATAGTAAAGAATCTCGACAAATTCACCGCCGTAGTGGATAAACTGCAATCGGCAGATATTCCCGTGAGTTGGTTTATTGATGCTGATGAAAGACAAATTGAGGCAGCAGCGAAAACTCAAGCTAAATTCATCGAATTACATACTGGTAAATATGCCGATGCAGTGAAAGAAGAAACTCGACAACAAGAGTTAATCGCTTTACAAAAAGGCACAAAACAGGCTTTAGAATTGGGCTTAAGGGTAAATGCAGGACACGGTTTAACCTATTGGAATGTTTATCCTGTGGCGTGTATTTCGGGTATGGAGGAGTTGAATATAGGTCATAGTATCATTAGTCGAGCCGTTTTAGTTGGTTTAGAACGAGCTGTCAGAGAAATGAAACAAGCCATGACAAATTAA
- a CDS encoding NblA/ycf18 family protein yields the protein METPTKLSLEQQFKLEVLKDQVKKLSQEQAQEYLIEVFRQMMVKDNLMKQLFKNA from the coding sequence ATGGAAACACCTACTAAACTCAGTTTAGAACAACAATTTAAGTTGGAAGTTCTGAAAGATCAAGTTAAAAAGTTAAGTCAAGAACAAGCACAAGAATATTTAATTGAGGTATTTCGTCAGATGATGGTGAAAGATAACTTAATGAAACAATTATTCAAAAATGCTTAA
- the rodA gene encoding rod shape-determining protein RodA: MNETKNLDWFLITLVIGISSFGSLIIYSTQIYKNGTDWQNQLIMVVIGSLVLLGLSQWRYELLLKFHWLIYGVTNLLLVAVIFFGQTVNGAQSWINILGFQFQPSEFAKVGLIISLSALLHYQDASKISRLLPVVATVGLPWVLIMVQPDLGTGLVFGAITLTMLYWANANLGWILLILSPLVSAFLFNIVLPIWFIFVIAMILIAWFTLPYNFKHIWALVTLFVNYMAGKLGDILWDLLKPYQKDRLTLFLTPEKDPLGGGYHLIQSRIAIGSGKMYGNGFLEATQTHLNFVPEQHTDFIYSAIADQFGFIGGIVIILIYWLICWRLVMIALRSRDNFGSLLAMGVLAMIAFQTVINIGMTMGLAPITGIPLPFLSYGRSSLLTNFIAFGLVEAVANARIMKKVKPRRFSSTHRIRSIRGINH; encoded by the coding sequence GTGAATGAAACAAAAAATCTCGATTGGTTTCTCATTACCTTAGTTATTGGCATCAGTAGTTTTGGTAGTTTAATAATTTATAGTACTCAAATTTATAAAAACGGCACAGATTGGCAAAATCAATTAATCATGGTTGTCATTGGTAGTCTGGTTTTACTAGGGTTATCTCAATGGCGTTATGAACTATTACTAAAGTTTCACTGGTTAATCTATGGCGTTACAAATCTGCTTTTAGTGGCAGTTATTTTTTTTGGACAAACCGTCAATGGAGCGCAAAGTTGGATTAATATACTAGGGTTTCAATTTCAACCTTCAGAATTTGCCAAAGTTGGCTTAATTATTTCCTTATCTGCTTTGTTGCATTATCAAGATGCCTCGAAAATATCCCGTTTGTTACCTGTTGTCGCTACAGTTGGTTTGCCTTGGGTATTGATTATGGTTCAACCCGATTTAGGTACTGGTTTAGTCTTTGGAGCAATTACCTTAACAATGCTATATTGGGCTAATGCAAACTTAGGTTGGATTTTACTGATTTTATCTCCCCTCGTATCAGCATTTTTATTTAATATTGTGTTGCCGATATGGTTTATTTTTGTGATTGCCATGATTTTGATTGCATGGTTTACTTTACCCTATAACTTTAAGCATATTTGGGCATTAGTTACTTTATTTGTCAATTATATGGCGGGAAAATTGGGAGATATTTTATGGGATTTATTAAAACCTTATCAAAAAGATCGCTTAACTTTATTTCTTACTCCTGAAAAAGATCCCCTCGGAGGAGGTTATCATTTAATACAGTCGAGAATTGCCATTGGTTCGGGTAAAATGTATGGCAATGGTTTCCTTGAGGCTACCCAAACCCATCTTAATTTTGTCCCAGAACAACATACCGATTTCATCTATAGTGCGATCGCTGATCAATTCGGTTTTATCGGGGGTATAGTAATTATCCTCATTTATTGGTTAATCTGTTGGCGTTTAGTCATGATTGCACTTCGATCGAGAGACAACTTTGGTTCATTATTAGCTATGGGAGTATTAGCCATGATTGCCTTTCAAACGGTAATTAATATTGGGATGACAATGGGATTAGCACCCATTACAGGAATACCTCTACCTTTTCTTAGCTATGGTAGATCATCTTTACTAACAAATTTTATTGCCTTTGGCTTAGTGGAAGCAGTGGCAAACGCTAGAATAATGAAGAAAGTAAAACCTCGTCGTTTTTCTTCTACTCATCGTATTAGAAGTATTAGAGGAATTAACCATTAA